ACCGAATCGCCAGTGACCAGCCTGGCCGTGGATGCCGCACGGGGTCTGCTGGCGAGCGGACACGACGATGGGCGGGTAACGTTGTGGCGAATCCGGGATGGCCGGAGTCTGGAGCGTGAAGGCCAGAGGCGGCTGCACAGCCGGCGGGTGCGCGGTCTGGCCTGGCATCCAGTGCGGCTCGAACTGGCCACGAGCGGCAGTGATGGTCGGGTGATGCTCTGGCGCCTGCCCGGGGATGTGGTTGAGTTGCCGCCACCCTCGACCTATTCCCGCTCCCTGGCCTATAGCCGCGATGGCCGCGCCCTGTTCGGCAGCGGCTGGTTCCGCCTGTTTCGCTGGGAGTTGGAGGGACGCACGCTGCGCGAGCTCCCCACCGCGCACAGAGGCATCATCAATTCCATCGGTTTCGGCGGCGAGGATCGCTATCTGGCCAGTATCAGCCGGCAGACGGACAGCGCGGTCTATTTCCTGGATCCGGAGACCGGTGCGGTCATCAAGCGCTTTCAGCGCCATGAATTGTGCGGGGGATTCGTGGCGGTTTCGCCTTATGGCCGTTACCTGGCCACTACGAGCGATGATGCCAGTGTGAGGATCTGGGATCTGCGGCAGGCGCCGCAGTCCGCCGGGGGCAGGGGGGACTGACGGGCCCGTATGTGACGGTCGACAGCGGCGGCACCCGCTAGCGCGGCGTCACGAAGATCTTCATGATCCGGGCCGCGAGTTCCCCGTCGGCGGTGATGGCGGCGGTCCATTTGGGCAGCGCCTGGGCGAACCAGATCAGGAACACGACCAGGATGATCTTCCTGCCCCTGGGCAGCCGCGCGAACCAGGTGCGCAAGGCCGGGCTGTATCTGTGCGGTTCCTGTTCCTGCATGCGGGCGAGCCGGAATGTGAGGAATAACCAGGCATCGATTGCTGGTCTTTGTATAGTAGGAAAACTCTGATTATTCCTCATCCCGTCATTCCCGCGAAAGCGGGAACCAGGGATTTCAGGGGTATGACGAATTAATCAGGGGGTTCCTCAGGGGGCTCCTGCCGGATCGTCATTGCGGGGAGAGAAGTCATACTGTGGCCTCCGACCGCAGATTCTGTACTACGAGGTTGTTGCCTTGCTCAGGCCTGCCCGGGAATCTCCGCCGGGTAGAAGTCAGGATATTTTACAGGCGCTTTCCATGTCGGCCCGTCCGGCTGCGCAATATCTTGTTTTTCTGACGAGTCGTTCGGCATGGCATAAAACCTGCTAACACATACTTGAGATGATTGGAAAGAGACTGAGGCCACGATCATGAATCCATGTGAATCGGTGAGACCCCGAACCGGCGCCACGGCTGCCGGCAGATGTCTGCTGTGTGCGGCCGTGCTGGCGGGCCTGGCGTCCTACAGTACCCTGTCGCAGGCGGCGTTCATCCTCGAAATCGACACCGACGGTCTGGATGACGGGGCGGTGAACTACAACTCCGGGTTCAGCTACGGGGGCGATACGACGACCGCGTCATCGAGTGTCTCTTCGGCGGCCTACGGCGCCAGTGGTGGCGACAGCATCTTCGGCGGTGACGGCGTGTTCGATCCGGACACCTATCTTTACAGCTACACCCCCGGCACCACGCCTGACAACCTCGTGATCCCGGCCGGAACCGATCTGGGCGGAGGATATCTTGCCAGCGGCCTGGTCGGCGGCGGTGCCGGGACCTACCGCGTCTATGCCACCTGGCCATTCACCACCAATGTCAGCGGCGGCGATACCCGTTACACCATCTCCACCAGCGGTGCACCTGACCTGGTGGTCGAACTGGATCAGAACAACCTGGGCGATGAATGGATATTCCTGGGGGATATCAGCTACACCGATCTGCTGGCCCCGATCACCGTAACCCAGCAGAGTCAGTCGAACACCTTCGTTTCCATGCGTGCGTACGGCCTGCTGTTCGAGCAGATCACGCCGCGGTCGACGATCCCCGAGCCCACAACATTCGCCCTGTTCGGGTTGGGGCTGCTCGCGCTCGCCTTCCGGCAGCGGGGGCGGCTCAGGGGGTAGCGGCTTCGGGCCTGGATGAAGCTCCGCCACGTTCCCGGCGGCGCGGGATTGTCGTGGGCTTGTCATGCGGCGGCCAGTGCTTCCGGGTGCATGAGAAGCTCAGGTGATCGTGTCCATCACCAGAATTCGCTTTCCCGTCTCGACGTTCCGGATTAAATACTCCTCACCCTGTTCTGCAGGGGCGTTCGTTCCCAACCACCGAGCCAATGAGGGGAAATACCATGTTGCGTCACACCATCACTGCCATTGGGCTGGCAGCATCGTGCGGCAGCGCTGCCGCCAGCGTCGAGTATCCGGCCTGGCCCGCGGATGCCAAGGATGACAAGGACAGCCGGGTGGTCGCCTTCTACCAGGCCCGCTGTACCGACTGGGCCAACGACAACGGCCATCAGGGCGAGGCCCGGCAGCAGTATATGGCCTTCTGCATGCAGCAGATGCCGGTACTGCGGCCGGTCGGGCTCGAGGACTGAGCAGCAGATCCGGGCGCCAGGGACGGCGCTGTCTGAGCCGGTGAGACTATGGGTTGGCTTCCGGCGCCCCGGCCGCCGGTTCCGGGCGATCGGCCTTCTCCCTGACCCATTCCGAGGCGGCGGTCGCCCCGTCGCGGGTCGCGTCCCAGGCCTGGCGGGATTTCTCGCGGGTCCAGTCAGCGGTTGCGCCGGCGACTTCCCTGGTTTTTTCCCAGCCCTGCCCGGCCTTCTCGCGGGTGACTTCGACGGCGTGACCGATACCGTCGCGCGTCGCATCCCAGCCGCGGCTGACCGACTTGCTCACGGACGTCACGACCCCGTTGCGGTTATCCGATTCGGCGGACGGGGACGGCTGGGCCGCAGCAGCCACGCTGAGGCCGAGGAGCAGGGTGACGAGCAGAGGGCGAATCCTTCGGGGCATGATATTCTCCTGATCGGCGTTGCCAGCGCGAAGCTTAGGCCAGTGCGCCCGATGCCGCTGCGATACAGGTCCCATTTCCGGCATTCCGGCGCGGCAGGGGCGATGTGTATTGATCATGGGATATGAGTCCCGGTTCTCTCATAACAATTATATATGACTTCTTGTATGGGCGTGCCTGCCGCATCGGCTCGTATTGAGATGATTCCGGGATGCAATTGCTATCCGTCCTGTTTGTAAGCTACCTTCAGGGTGAGGGCGTACTTAATCGGGGCAGGAATGAGACTGAGAATACACCACGCATCAGTGTTTGCAATGTGCATGCTGCTTGGTGCCTGTGACCGACCCGGCCAACCCGGCTACGAGCCCGACTACGGATCCGAGCCTGAAGCCGTACGCCCGGAGTACCTCTTCGGCGTTCATCCTCAACGCAATCCCGCCAAGCTGCACGCAGTCTTCGGCCCGTTGGTGGAATATCTCAATGCCCGGATTCCCGAGGTGCGTTTCGTCTTCGAGGCCTCCCGCCATTACGACAGCTTCGATGAAAAGATCGCCGCCCGCCATTTCGCCTTTCTGTTGCCCAACCCCTACGAAACCCTGCTGGCGATCGATCAGGGCTACCGGGTGTTCGCCAAGATGGGCCGGGACACGGACCTGCGCGGCCTGATCCTGGTGCGGCGCGACAGCGACATCCGCGAGGTCGCCGATCTCCGGGGCAGGACGGTCAGCTTCCCCGCTCCGACCGCGCTGGCGGCCACCATGCTGCCTCAATATTTTCTCTATAACCGCGGGCTGGACCCGCACCGTGACATAGAGGTGCGCTATGTCGGCTCGATGGAGTCCTCGCTGCTGAATATCCAGCGCGGCAATGTGGCCGCCGGCACCGTCTATCCGCCGGCCTGGCGGATGTTTCTCAAGGAGCGCCCGGACCTGGCCGACGATCTGATGATATTGTGGGAGACGGAATTCCTGCCGGACAATTCGGTCATGGCACGGGACGATGTGCCGCCGGAGCTGGTGGCACGGGTGGCGCAGGCACTGCTCGCAATGCAGGAAGAGCCCGCCGGGCGGGAGGTCCTGGCGAGCATGGATACCCCTCGTTTCGAGGCCGCGGACAACGCAACATACGATCCTGTGAGAGACTTCATGCAACGCTATCGCGAGGCCTTCGGGTCACAGGAATAACAACACAAGGGACTTTATGCCGAGCAGATTAGCAAACCGGATGCGGCGCTTCTGGAGCCGCTCGATCCGCCGGCAGCTGATGCTCGGGATCGCCCTGGTGCATGCGGTGCTGATGAGCATTTTCGTGCTGGATCTGGTCGAGCGGCAGCGCCAGTTCCTGGCGGAGCAGAGCATTGCCCAGGCCAGCGGCCTGGCCAAGACACTGGCCGCCAACAGCGCCTCCTGGGTGTTGTCCAGCGACCTGGAGGGCCTCAATGAGGTACTGCAGTCCCAGGCCAGTTATCCGGGCCTGCGCTACGCCATGGTGGTCAGGCCGCACGGCCGGGTCGTGGCGCACACCGACCGCAGCAAGGCGGGGCTGTATCTGCAGGATCGATTGAGCCGGTCGCTGTTCGACGACCGGCCCGAACCGCGGCTGCTGCTGGCCAACCGTGAACTGGTGGACACCGCGTATCCCATCGTTGCCAACGGCGAACTGGTGGGCTGGGCCCGGGTCGGCATCAGCCAGAGTGCCATTACGGCCGGACTGTGGGGGATCACCCGCGACGGTATCCTGTATACGCTGGTGGCGATTCTGGTCGGCTCGGTGTTCGCGTTTCTGATGGCGCGCGGCCTGACCCAGGGCCTGCAGCGGCTGGTCGTGGTGGCCGACGGTATCCGCGAGGGTCGCCGCGATATGCGCGCCGAGAGCGCCCGCCAGGACGAGATCGGCCAGCTGGCGAAGAACCTCAATCAGATGCTGGATGCGCTGGCTCAGCGGGAGCGGGATCTGAGCGCGGCCCAGGCCGATGTACAGCATCTCGCCACCCGCGACACCCTGACCCAGCTGCCCAATCGCCTGCTGCTGATGGATCGGCTGGGACAGGCGATCCTGACCGCGCAGCGCGAGCACCATACGCTGGCATTGCTGGTGATCGATCTGGACCGGTTCAAGACCATCAATGACTCGCTTGGACACCACATCGGTGATCAGCTGATCCAGCAGGTCGCCGGGCGACTGTCGAACTGCATCGGTGCGGGCGATACCCTGGCGCGGCTGGGCGGTGACGAGTTCGTCGTTGTGCGCAGCGAAATCGCGCAGCCGGGCGAGGCCGGACACCTGGCCCAGCGGATCAACGAGGAACTGCGCCAGCCCTACTGGATCGAAGGCCACGAACTGAACAGTTCCTGCAGTATCGGCATCAGCATCTATCCCGACGACGGCAACGATGCCCAGACCCTGCTGCGCAACGCCGACACCGCCATGTATCACGCCAAGGAAGGCGGCCGCGGTGATTTCGAGTTCTTCTCCAGCGACATGAACCGGCGTGCGGTGCAGCGCCTGAAGCTGGAAAACGAGTTGCGCAATGCCCTGCTGCGCGATGAATTCCGGCTGCTCTACCAGCCGCAGGTGGACATGCGCAGCGGCCAGGTGGTGGGTGCGGAATCCCTCATCCGCTGGCATCACCCGGAAATGGGCATCGTCGCGCCGACGGACTTCATACCCGTCGCCGAGGACACCGGGCTGATCCGGGACATCGGCGCCTGGGTGCTGCGCGAGGCCTGCCGGCAGCAGTTGCGCTGGTGCGCCGCCGGACTGCCGCCGCTGCGCATTGCGGTGAACCTGTCCGTGCGCCAGGTCGAGCCGGGGCTGGTCGATCTGGTGTCCCGGGTGCTGTCCGATACCGGGCTGGATGCGCGTTACCTCGACCTGGAGATCACCGAAAGCCTGTTGATGCACAATCTCAACGCAAATATCGCCGTTCTGCGCCAGGTCAGTGCCTGCGGCGCGCAGATCTCCATGGACGATTTCGGTACCGGCTATTCCTCGCTGAGCTCGCTCAAGCTGTTCCCGGTGCAGACGCTGAAGATCGACCGCAGCTTCGTACGTGATCTGGTGGATGATCAGGATGATGCCAATATTGTGCGCAGTATCGTCGCCATGGCCCACAGCCTGGGTCTGCGCATCATTGCCGAGGGGGTGGAGAACGAAGACCAGCTGGGCTACCTGCGCGAACTCGGCTGTGACGAATACCAGGGCTACCTGTTCAGTCGTCCGGTGACGGCGGCGGAGTTCCAGACGCTGTTCGCTGGCAGGGCGGAAGGTTCGGCATGAAGGCAGGGGGCGGGTACGGGCGACTGATACGCTGACGGACAGATTTTACATTTCAGAACAAAAATACTGTTGCCCGGCGCCGGGATTACGTGTAATGGAAGCAACATCAGCTGTTTTCTGGCGATTCATGCCATAGTTGAACGGATAAAGTGGCGCATCAAATCGGGGAGGGCATATTGAGCGTGGCCGAGGCCGTCCGGGGCAGCCGGCGGGTGAACAACGCCGGCACGGTGCTGGTGACCGGCGTACTACTGGTCCTGTTTGCCGCCGGCAATTACCTGTTGCCGCTGAGCCAGGCACAAGTCCACTGGTGGGCCAACGCATTCTGGACCCTGGGTTCGCTGCTGACGGGGCTGAAATGCCTCGCGGCGGCGCGCGGCGGCGCCGGCCCCATGCGCCGGGCCTGGCTGTTCTTCGCCCTGGCCTGTCTGTCCTGGTTCGCGGGGATGCTGGTCTGGGATTACCAGGAACTGCTGCTGGGGCGCTATACCCCCTTCCCCTACTGGTCGGACATCGGTTTTCTCGGCTTCGGCGTACTGATGGCCATCGGGCTGCTGTTCTACAATGCAGCCAGTTCGCGGATGCCGGTCGGGCTGCTGGAGTTGAGTCAGCTCGGCATCTTCGTCTCCAGCATCCTCATCATCCACCTGGCGGTGTTCGCTGAACCGATCCGCAGGCTTTCCGATCAGCCCGTTGTTCTGTCAGTCGCGCTGGCCTATCCGGTCATCTACATGGCGCTGTTCGTCTATGCGCTGGCCGTGCTGTGGGGCCGCATGGAAGGCAGGGTGCGTCGCAATATGGGGTACGTCATCGCCGCGATCGCAACGCACGCGACCGTCAATACCCTGTATGCCTACAGCCTGCTCGATGCCGCCTATGCCGCGGGGCATATCCTGGATATATTCTGGCTGCTGGGCTTCGGCCTGCTCTATATTGCGGCAGTGGACTTCGGAAGCAACCGGGAGGGGGCGGTCCCTCCCATGTCGCTGCGCCGACAGGTCACGCGTCAGGATCGGATGGTGCCGGTGCTCGCGCTGGTACTGACCTTCCTTGCCCTGCTGCTGTCCTATCCCGAACTCGATGCCAGGAATTTCCAGCAGCTGCTGATTATGGTGCTGATCCTGCTCGTGTTCGTGGCCCTGCGCGAGTGGGCCAGCAACGCGCTCGTGCTCAGGCATATCCAGGAGGTCGAGACTTCAGAGGCGAACCTGAGGCGCTTTTTCGCCATCTCACCGGCGATGGTGTCGATAACACGTGCCGTGGACGGCGCCTTTTACGATGTCAACGAGGCCTTCTGCGTTGCCTGCGGCTATGCCCGCGAGGAACTGCTCGGAAAAAGCGTGGCTGAACTCGGGCTCTGGCCGGATGCCGATCGGCGCGACAGCATCGTCAATGAGGTCATGGCGAAGGACAGGGTGGAGGGGCTGGATGTAAGGATGCGCACGCGCGCCGGCGAGGACCGCGAACTGCTGGTTTCCATCGTGCGCATCAGCCTGAATGACGATGCCTATCTGCTCTCCACTGCGGTCGATGTGACTGACCGCCGGCGGGCCGAGGCCGAGATGAGCAAGCTCTCCAGCGCGCTGGAGCAGACCGCCGATATGGTCATGATCACCGACCGCAGCGGGGTGGCCGAGTACGTCAATCCGGCCTTCGAGCAGGTCACCGGCTATACCCGCGACACGATCCTCGGCAGCACGCCGCGGCTGCTCAAGTCCGGCAAGCAGGGGGGAAGCTTCTACCAGGCGCTGTGGGGGCAGATACTCGCGGGGGAAGTGTTCAATGATGTCCTGGTCAACAAGCGCAACGACGGTTCCCTGTTCTATGAACAGAAATCCATCGCCCCGCTGCGTGACAACGACGGGCGCATCACTCATTTCATCTCCACCGGCCGTGATATCAGCGAGCGCATGCAGGTCGAGGAGCGGCTGCGCTTCCTTGCTCATCACGACACCCTGACCGAGTTGCCCAATCGTACCCTGCTGCTGGAGCGGCTCGGCCGCAGCCTGGCGGCGGCGCGTGCTGCCGGGCGGCTGCTGTGCGTGCTGTTCCTGGATCTGGACCGTTTCAAATTCGTCAATGACACCCTGGGCCACGAGGCCGGCGATACGCTGCTGCGACAGCTGGGCGGCCGGCTGATGCGGGCCCTGCGGGCCCATGACAGCATCGCCCGCTTCGGTGGTGATGAATTCGTCATCGTGGCCGAGAACATCGACAATGTCGGCGAGGCCAGGCAGCTGGCCGAGCGCCTGCTGGCCGTGTTCAGGCAGCCCTTCATGATCGACGACAACTCCCTCAACGTGGCGGCGAGTGTGGGGATCGGGCTGTTTCCCTACGATGGCGAAGATGCCGGCACCCTGCTCCGCCACGCCGATGCCGCCATGTACCGGGCCAAGGAGAGGGGCGGCAACACCTATGAGTTCTATGCCGAAGAAATCGGCGCGCACGCCGAGAAACGGCTGCTGCTGGAGAACGAGCTCAGGCGGGCGCTGAACCGGGATGAGTTCGTGCTGCACTACCAGCCGCAGGTGGATAGCGCCACCGGCCGCCCCTGCGGCTTCGAGGCCCTGATCCGCTGGCAGCATCCGGAGCGGGGACTGGTGCCTCCGGGGGATTTCATTCCCATCCTGGAGGAGACGGGGATGATCGTCGAGGTCGGGGACTGGGTCCTGCAGACCGCGCTTCGCCAGCTGGCCGACTGGCACCGCCGGGGCTGGGACGGACTGACCATGGCGGTGAACCTGTCCAGCCGGCAGTTCGAGCGCAGCGGCCTGCCGGAGACGCTGGAGCGTGCGCTGAATGAACACGGACTGGACCCGGGCGTGCTGGAACTGGAGATCACGGAAGGGACGCTGATGCAGGACGTGGCCTCCACCACCTTCACCCTGCAGCAGCTCAGCCGCAGCGGCTTCGGCATCGCGCTGGATGATTTCGGCACCGGCTATTCATCGCTCAGCTATCTGAGTAAGTTTCCCTTTACCACCCTGAAGATCGACCGTGCCTTCGTGCGCGACATCCCGGGTGATCCCGATCACACGGCCATCACCCGTGCCATCGTGGCGATGGGGCAGGGCCTGCGATTGCGGCTGGTCGCTGAGGGTGTGGAGACGGAGGAGCAGCGTGCCTTCCTGAACGGGCTGGGCTGCAGCCTGATGCAGGGCTATCTGTACAGCCGGCCGCTGTCAGCGGCTGCGGCAACGGCCTGGCTGGCCGACTCGGTCTGAATTGTGTCGGCACGGAGCCCCGGCGCCGGCATCCGGACAGCCCGTGGCTGTATCTGGCCTGTAACCCGGACAAGACTCGCATGAATCAAACCAGGCATTCCGATTCCCCCGCACCGGCGCTGACCCGGTTCGTTACGGGCTACGCGCGCCTGCTTGCAGGGATACTTGCGCTGGCGCCGTTGCTGGCGGTTGCCTACATACACTACCAGCAGGACCCGGTCAGGGTGTTCGAGCACCACAGCTTCCATGTCGGCGCCATCGGCATTGCCATCCTTCTGGGGGCCTTCATCAGTTATGTGACCTGGCGCTGCTATATGGCCAGCGGCGAGCGACTGCTGCGCTGGCTGGCGCTGGGCCTGCTCGGATTCACGCTGGTGTATGCGCCGCACGGGTTTCTGACCCACTTCGCCGCCGACAACCCCTGGCTGTTTCTGCTCTATGGCCCGGTCTCCAGGCTGATAATGGCGGCCTGCTTCCTGATCGCGTTGCTGCACTACGGGGACGCAGCGGATGCCCCCGAGCGGCGCGCGCGGGGCTGGGGTGCCGCGTTGGCCGGATTTCTCGTCCTCGACGCGCTGGTTGCGCTGGTGGCGGTCTCGCCCTGGCGCGCAGCGCCCGCGCTGCGTCTGACGCTGGAATACCTGGCCATCGCCATGTATGTCGCGGGCGTTGGCTGGATGCTGCTGCGCCGCGTGCGCGGCTCGCTCATGGGGCTGTATGCCATCGCCATGCTCTGGTTTGCGCAGTCATCCTGGGCCTTCACCCTGGGCCTGCCCTGGAATCACCAGTGGTGGCTGGCGCATCTCGTCTTCGCTGCGGGCTTTCTTCTGCTCAGCTACGGCGTGGTCCAGGCCTACCTCACCACCGGCTCCTTTACCCGTATCTACTCCCAGGCCGAGTTGATGGCGCAGATCCTGGCCCAGAAACGGCGCGCGGAGCGGGCCATGGTCGAGTTGCAGCAGGCCAACTCGGATCTGACCCGACTGGCCGCCACGGATGCGCTGACCGGCGCGGCCAATCGCCGTGAATTCATGTCCCGGCTTGAACAGGAGGCGGCCCGTGCCCGCAGAGGGGAGCAGACCCTGTCGCTGCTCATGTTCGATCTGGATCACTTCAAGGTGGTCAATGACGAGCACGGGCATCAGGCCGGTGACGAGGTGCTGAAGGTCGTCGCCGACCTGGCCCGGGAGGTGCTGCGCCCGAGCGACGTGCTGGGCCGGCTGGGAGGCGAGGAATTCGCCGTGCTGCTGCCCGCCGCGGAACTGGATCTGGCCTGCCAGGTCGCGGAGCGGCTGCGTCAACGGCTGGAGCGTGAGGTCATCCGGGTCGGGGATGCGCAGGTGCGCATCACCCTGAGTGTCGGCGTGGATCAGTTATGCCCGGACGCAGACAGCGTCCGGGATCTGATTCAGCGTACCGATACCCGGCTGTACCGGGCCAAGGAGGCCGGACGCAACCGCGTTGAACCGGAGCCGGGCGGGGGACGGGGCGACTAGCGCTGTTCCGGCGGCAGGGCCATCTTGCCCAGCCGGGACATGGCTTCACGGCGTTCCCGGGCCAGCCGGCGGGTCTGGCCCACGCCGGGCTTGAGTTCCTGCGCCGCGGCGATGGCCTCGTAGAAGCTGGCCGCCTTGCGCGCCTGCTCGGGTGCCGAGGCGAACTGCGGACGGTGGGGTTCGAGGATTTCATCCTTCATGGGCATGCCCTCCAGGAGCAAAGCGGGTATGCGGGAAGGGTAACGGGCGTGGCGGCCGCGGGTAAGCGATAATTTCCGATATCAGCTATCGGTCTCGCCCGCGGTGTCGCCCGGATGGATCCAGTACACCAGGCGTGCCTGCGGCCGCAGCTTCTCCGCGCAGAGCCGGATGGCGTGTTCCGGGTTGGCGGCGTGGCAGTCCAGGATCCGGTCCATGACCCGGTCGGCGCCCTGGCGGGTGTACTGCGTGCGTCCCCAGGTGCGCCACAGCGAACGGGGCAGGGTGTCGGGGGCGCGGTGCTCGATGCGCACGATCCAGTCGCCCTGCAGGTGGTCGCGCAGGAGGGTGCTGACCTCCTCGAGGTGCGGCAGGTGAATGGCGGGACTGATGGTTGGCGCTGGCTGCATGGGTCAATCCTCGTGTTTGGTGCGGCTCGAAGAATAATCACACTTTATGTCTGAGTATTTCACTAAGGTATTGACCCGGATTATGCCGCCAGCCGCCGGAGAGACCCATCGAAGCTTTCGATGCGCCGGATCGGAAAGCAAACAAATGCTGAAGACCGGGGGAGAGTGGATAAACACTATTAATGGTTATGCAGGAATGGCATAGAGCATGATCTATCACTGGCTGGCGGATCTGGTCCTGTTCGCGCACCTGCTCTTCATCCTGTTCGTGCTGCTGGGCGGGGGGCTGGCGCTGCGCTGGCCCGGTATCGTCTGGCTGCATCTGCCCGCCGCGGTCTGGGGGGCGCTGGTCGAGATCTTCGCCTGGCCCTGCCCGCTGACCCCGCTGGAGAATGCGCTGCGCGCCCGGGCGGGTGAGACGGGCTATGCCGGCGGTTTCATCGAGCATTACCTGCAGCCCCTCATCTATCCCGGCTGGCTGACGGCGGATATCGGCCTGGTGCTCGGCGCTGGAGTGATCGTGGTCAACCTGTTCATCTACGCAGTGGTGATCGCAGCGTCGCGTCGCCGGGCCTAGACCGGTCGCGCCCGGCACTGCAGCCGCTTTCTGTTCGGCTGCGGTCAATCACCCCGCCGAATGTGGTTGACCCCCGACCGCGTCATGTTATGTTCGTTCTTACCCAATCGTTTTCGAGGAGACGCACGACATGTTTGATGCCATCAAGATCCCGGGCGGTCATGTGATGCTGTACAACGTGGTCAAGCTCAAGCCCGAATATACCGTGGAGGACGTCGAACTGGCGCTCGGGGAGATGTGCGAGGTGGTCAAGGAGACCTATCCCGAGTTCTATGGCGGCATCGTCTACCAGTCCGCCGGCTTCGTCTCCGAGGAAGGCAGCGTGGATCCGGAGTCGCAGCCCGACCAGGAAGCGCACATCGCGATCCTGACCTTCTGGGAATCGTTCGAGGCCCATGAGCGTTCGCACGCCGATGCAGCCTTCAAGGAGAAGTTCACCGGCCTGCTGGAATACTGCAGCGATGCCTACGAGATCGGCTACAACCTGCTCTGGCAGGGACAGAAATAAAAATCCGCCGGGAGACGTGCCGGGTGCTCAGTCCGGCGCGTTCTCCAGTTGTTGCACCGTGACTTCCATGTCACTGAACCTGGCCGGCGGGCCGAACTGGGTGTAGATGGCCACGTCGGCGGCATCGCGGCCATAGGCCACGGCCAGGCGCGCGCCATCATGCAGGCTGCTGCAGCTGGGGTCGAAGGTATGCCAGCGGTTACCGATATAGGCCTCGAACCAGCTGTGCATATCCATGGGGTCGAGCTCATGCAGATAGCCGACCACCATGCGTGCCGGAATACTCAGTGCCCGGCACAGGGCGATGCCCAGGTGTGACAGGTCACGGCACACTCCCTGCCCCTGCAGATTCACCTCCACTGCAGAGATCGGAAACGCGCTCGTGCCGGGTGCGTAGCGGATACTGCTGCGGATCCAGTCGCTGATGCCGGCCACCTGAGGATAGCCGAGCGGCAGGCCCGCCACGATTTCCCGCGCCATGTTGCCGAAGCGGTCGGATTCGCAGTAGCGGCTCGGCAGCAGATACATCATGGCCGTATCCGGCAGGTCCGGGATGTCGACGAAGCCGCCGACCGGCGCCTGGTCTGGACTGACATTCAGGATCGCGACAGCCGAGGTGCGGACCTGAAATTCTCCCGCCGGTGCGATCAGGCGCTGGCACAGGTTGCCGAAGATGTCCGTATATTCCTGCACCGGCACATTGGGTATCAGACTGTAACTCTCCCGCGCAATCCACTGCCGCGCGCTGCTGCGCGCCCGGAGCATGAGTATCAGGGGGGTGGGAACCTCGAGCCTGAACTCGAGATTGCATGTGGTGCGTATCCACATTTAACCGGTGCTGTCCTTTCTCCGAGGTTCGTTTGTCGCCTACTCGGCCGACATGTAAGCCTTGGCCTCCTCGCCGGGATCGGGCAGGCCGGCGATACGCCATGCGTTCAGGCAGTTGTGGAACAGGTCGTGGCAGCACCACTCATCCAGTTCCAGATCGTGGCAGATCAGTCCCGCCGGCGGCGGTACCCGGTATTTTCCGTAGTAGTTGCGCAGGGAATCGATGAAGGCCCAGTGCAGGTCGGTCAGGTGTGGAATGGCCTCC
This sequence is a window from Thiohalobacter thiocyanaticus. Protein-coding genes within it:
- a CDS encoding TusE/DsrC/DsvC family sulfur relay protein, with product MEQSLQETRFDEYGLLRHPEDWSPELASELARQEAIPHLTDLHWAFIDSLRNYYGKYRVPPPAGLICHDLELDEWCCHDLFHNCLNAWRIAGLPDPGEEAKAYMSAE